Proteins from one Nicotiana tabacum cultivar K326 chromosome 23, ASM71507v2, whole genome shotgun sequence genomic window:
- the LOC142177203 gene encoding uncharacterized protein LOC142177203 has product MAEYEACILGIRMVVDITIKELVVIGDFDLLIHQVQGKWSTKNVKILSYLHCVKELCKNFTKIEFKHVPIIQNEFADALATLSSMIHHPDKNYIDPIEIEVRDQHAHCFYVDEEPDGKLWYYDIKRFLEEIEYPENATNG; this is encoded by the coding sequence atggcagagtatgaagcatgcatccTCGGGATTAGGATGGTCGTCGACATAACCATCAAGGAACTTGTGGTCATAGGAGATTTTGATTTGCTAATACACCAAGTTCAGGGCAAGTGGAGTACCAAGAATGTCAAGATTCTTTCATACTTGCACTGCGTGAAAGAATTGTGCAAGAATTTCACCAAGAtcgagttcaaacatgttcctataatccaaaatgagtttgccgatgctcTTGCAACCTTGTCATCCATGATCCATCATCCAGACAAGAATTACATTGACCCCATCGAGATAGAGGTTCGAGATCAGCATGCGCACTGCTTTTATGTAGATGAAGAGCCAGACGGTAAGCTGTGGTACTACGACATCAAAAGGTTCCTCGAAGAAATAGAGTACCCAGAGAATGCTACCAATGGTTAG